A DNA window from Bos mutus isolate GX-2022 chromosome 11, NWIPB_WYAK_1.1, whole genome shotgun sequence contains the following coding sequences:
- the GPR21 gene encoding probable G-protein coupled receptor 21, translated as MNSTLDGNQSSHSFCLLAFGYLETVNFCLLEVLIIVFLTVLIISGNIIVIFVFHCAPLLNHHTTSYFIQTMAYADLLVGVSCLVPSLSLLHHPLPVEESLTCQVFGFVVSVLKSVSMASLACISIDRYIAITKPLTYNTLVTPWRLRLCIFLIWLYSTLVFLPSFFHWGKPGYHGDVFQWCAESWHTDPYFTLFIVMMLYAPAALIVCFTYFNIFRICQQHTKEINERQARFSSQSGETGEVQACSDKRYAMVLFRITSVFYILWLPYIIYFLLESSTGHSNRFASFLTTWLAISNSFCNCVIYSLSNSVFQRGLKRLSGAMCTSCASQMVAKDPYTVRSKGPLNGFHV; from the coding sequence ATGAACTCTACCTTGGATGGTAATCAGAGCAGCCACTCTTTTTGCCTCTTGGCATTTGGCTACTTGGAAACTGTCAATTTTTGCCTTTTGGAAGTATTGATTATTGTGTTTCTAACTGTGTTGATTATTTCTGGCAACATCATTGTGATTTTTGTATTTCACTGTGCACCTTTGTTGAACCACCATACTACAAGTTACTTTATCCAGACTATGGCATATGCTGACCTCTTGGTTGGGGTAAGCTGCCTGGTCCCTTCTTTATCACTCCTCCACCACCCGCTTCCAGTAGAGGAGTCCTTGACTTGCCAGGTATTTGGTTTTGTAGTATCAGTTCTGAAGAGTGTCTCCATGGCCTCTCTGGCCTGTATCAGCATTGATAGATATATTGCTATCACTAAACCTTTAACCTATAATACCCTGGTTACGCCCTGGAGACTACGTCTGTGTATTTTCCTGATTTGGCTATATTCCACTCTGgtcttcctgccttcctttttCCACTGGGGCAAACCTGGATATCATGGAGATGTGTTTCAGTGGTGTGCAGAGTCCTGGCACACCGACCCCTACTTCACCCTGTTCATCGTGATGATGTTGTATGCCCCAGCAGCCCTCATTGTGTGCTTCACCTATTTCAACATCTTCCGCATCTGCCAACAGCACACAAAGGAAATCAACGAAAGGCAAGCCCGCTTCAGCAGCCAGAGTGGGGAGACTGGGGAGGTGCAGGCTTGTTCTGATAAGCGTTATGCCATGGTCCTATTCCGAATTACTAGTGTATTTTACATCCTCTGGTTGCCGTACATCATCTACTTCTTATTGGAGAGCTCTACTGGCCACAGCAACCGCTTCGCATCCTTCTTGACCACCTGGCTTGCTATTAGTAATAGTTTCTGCAACTGTGTCATTTATAGTCTTTCCAACAGTGTCTTCCAAAGAGGACTAAAGCGCCTATCAGGGGCCATGTGTACTTCTTGTGCAAGTCAGATGGTAGCTAAGGACCCTTACACAGTTCGGAGCAAAGGCCCTCTTAATGGATTTCATGTCTGA